Proteins from a single region of Cytophagia bacterium CHB2:
- a CDS encoding ABC transporter ATP-binding protein: MIKTNNLKKLYTTEEVETTALNNINIEINAGEFVAIMGPSGCGKSTLLNLIGLLDNPSDGEYYFLGQEVSKFSERQRANTRKSNIGFVFQSFNLIDELTVYENVELPLFYLGVSSAERKAR, translated from the coding sequence ATGATTAAAACCAACAATCTCAAGAAACTCTACACCACCGAAGAAGTTGAAACCACGGCCCTGAACAACATCAACATCGAGATCAATGCCGGCGAGTTCGTGGCCATCATGGGGCCGTCGGGCTGTGGCAAATCAACTCTGTTGAATCTCATTGGTTTGCTCGACAATCCTAGCGACGGCGAGTATTATTTTCTCGGACAGGAAGTTTCAAAATTTTCCGAACGCCAGCGCGCCAACACCCGCAAATCCAATATCGGGTTCGTGTTTCAAAGCTTCAATTTGATCGATGAGTTGACGGTTTACGAAAACGTCGAGCTGCCGCTGTTTTATCTCGGCGTGTCGTCGGCGGAGCGCAAGGCGCG